TGCGCGGGCGGGACGTACCGGGCCGGCAGTGGCTGCTGCGGTTGCTGGCCGACCCGCGTACCGCCGACGCCGATCCAGCACTGCGGGCCTGGGCGGCGCTCGGCGTCGCGCTGCTGGCCGGTGAGCACGGTGCGGCCGGCGAGGAGGTACACAGCGCTCGGGTGGCGCTGGAGGCGTTTCGTCGCCTCGGTGATCTGCCCGGTGAGCTGGAGGCGCGCATCGTGCTGGGTGCCCTGCTGGCCGCCACCGGCCAGCCCGAGCCGGCGCGAGCGCAGGCGGAGGCAGCCCTGGCGGCGGCCACCGACGGCGGGCTGGTCCGCCAGATGGCGGTCGCGCAACACCACCTCGCATGGCACGAGATCCGCGTCGGCGAGCTGGCTGCGGCCCGCCGCCGGCTGGCCATTGTGGACCGCCTCGGCGGGCAGTGTGGGGAGCAGCGACTGCGGGTGTTGGCGCGGGGCACGGTCGCGGAGGTGTTCCGGCTGGAGGGCCGGTACGCGGAGGCGGCCGACGAGGCGCGACGGGTGCTGATGGCCCTCGCCGACCTGGGCGTGCCGCGGCATCGGCGTCGGGTGCTCGGCACGCTGGGGTTGGCACTCGCCCAGGACGGTCGGGCCGCGGAGGCTGCCCAGGCGCTCGTGGAACTGCGCCCGCTGGGCGCCACTGGGGCGCTGGTCGAGGGGCACCTCGCCCTGCATCGGGGTGATCGGGAGGTGGCGGCGGAATGGTTCGCCGCCGCAGCGGAGACGGTCGGGGCGGACCGGACCCGCCGCACCGTGGTGGAGGCGCTGGTCGGCCTGGCCGCGAGCACCTCGGATCCGGCGGTGCTCGACCGGCTGGACCTGATCTGCCGGGAGACCGGTATCCGGCTGTTGCGGCAGGAAGCGGAGTTGCTGTACGCGCTCTTCGCGGCCCGGAGCGAGGTGTCTGCGAACGCTACTGCCGAACGCGGACGACCGGGCCAGCAGCGGCCCGGTCGTCCGGTGATGCGGACGGGGGTGGCGCGGGCGAGGAAGCCCCCTGTTGCCACCCCTCGCTCATCGCCCGCGCCGGCACCCCCCGATGCGCCCCCGCTGACGCGAGACTAGCCAGGCGACACCAGGCCAACTGTCGGGTTTGATGATGTATCGACCATTGGTCGGCTGGTTCTGCCGGTCTTTCTGCCGGTGGTGTCACGCTCGGCTGGCTGGCCGGACACCGAGAGTTCCGGGCGTGGTCGCCGGAAATCCTCCGGGGCAATGCTCCGATCCCCTGCGGCGGGCGGCCTCAGCAGGCGTCCGACGTGTTGTCGGTGTCACCGTTGCTGCCCGCCGTGGCGCAGGGATTCACCGCGTCGCGTACCTGGCGTAGGCCGTCGAGCACGGCCTCCAGCGCGGGTGGTTCGAGCTGGCCGGTGAACCAGTCCTCGATGAGTTGGAGGTGGCCGGGCAGGCACTCGTCGAGTCGGGTCAGGCCGGAGGGCGTGACGACCGCGAACGAACTGCGCCGGTCGGAGGGGCAGGCGCGGCGCACGATCAGGCCACCGCGTTCCATCCGGTCCACCACTCGGGTGACACCGCTTGTGGAAAGGGAGGTCTGGGCGGCGAGGTCGGTCATCCGGAGTTGGTTGCCGGGTGATCTGGCGAGGCGGGTCAACACTTCGAACTCGACCGATGACAGGCCGTGCTCGTCGAGCTGGGCGGCGAACCTCGCAGACAGCCCGGCGTGCACCTCGAAGAGCAGGCCGACGGCGGTGATCCGAGGGTCGTCGAACACATTCGGGTTCACCAGGTCATCCTACCAGTACTTGACACGGGGAATATTGTCGCAGCTATAGTTGCTGACGCAGCCGTTGGGCTAACAAACAATCTCCCGGAGGGCAGTCTCTCATGACCAGCAGCACCGAGTCGGTTACCCGCGACTGGAACGGCCTCACCATCCCGGCGGCCGGCACCTATCTGCTGGACGCGGCGCACAAGCGGGTCGGGTTCGTCGCCCGGCACA
This DNA window, taken from Micromonospora sp. FIMYZ51, encodes the following:
- a CDS encoding MarR family transcriptional regulator, producing MNPNVFDDPRITAVGLLFEVHAGLSARFAAQLDEHGLSSVEFEVLTRLARSPGNQLRMTDLAAQTSLSTSGVTRVVDRMERGGLIVRRACPSDRRSSFAVVTPSGLTRLDECLPGHLQLIEDWFTGQLEPPALEAVLDGLRQVRDAVNPCATAGSNGDTDNTSDAC